Proteins encoded within one genomic window of Gloeobacter kilaueensis JS1:
- a CDS encoding Uma2 family endonuclease codes for MAVQLQLTQLELVPGQRIVLRKVNWQQFEDILEELSDHRSSRLVYFKGTLEIVAPLPKHEQVKVVISYLLTTLLDELDRDWESLGSTTLKRQAMQVGVEPDDCFYIQNHALMIGRDRIDLSVDPPPDLALEIDLTSRTQLSAYEALQVPEIWRYEQGGLQINVLRDGHYVESPVSLTFPDFPVIEGISRFLEMSRTTGTRPALKAFRQWVREQLPK; via the coding sequence ATGGCTGTGCAGCTTCAACTTACACAACTCGAACTGGTGCCTGGACAGAGAATTGTCCTGCGAAAGGTGAACTGGCAGCAGTTTGAGGACATCCTGGAAGAACTGAGCGACCACCGGAGCAGCCGTCTGGTTTACTTTAAAGGAACGTTAGAAATTGTGGCTCCTCTGCCGAAACACGAGCAGGTAAAAGTTGTTATCTCCTACCTGCTCACGACATTACTGGACGAACTTGACAGGGATTGGGAATCGTTAGGATCAACTACCCTCAAGCGGCAAGCGATGCAGGTGGGCGTTGAGCCAGATGATTGTTTCTATATTCAAAATCATGCCCTGATGATTGGCAGAGACCGGATTGATCTGAGTGTGGACCCGCCACCGGATCTGGCATTGGAAATTGATCTCACTTCTAGAACGCAACTGAGTGCCTACGAAGCATTGCAGGTGCCAGAGATTTGGCGATATGAACAGGGTGGGCTACAAATCAACGTGCTACGCGACGGTCATTACGTCGAGTCCCCAGTCAGTTTGACGTTCCCCGACTTCCCTGTGATCGAGGGAATTTCGAGGTTTTTAGAAATGAGTCGAACTACAGGAACACGTCCGGCGCTGAAAGCCTTCCGTCAGTGGGTAAGGGAGCAGCTTCCGAAGTGA